The genomic stretch CGCCACTTCCTGAGCACAACTGGCGCGTTCGCTGATTAGGGCCTGAATGCGCTCATCAATCATATCGATTTGAGCGCGAATCTCCAGCAATTGGGCATCTTCGTTCATTCGTCCGCGTGATTAAGGAATTATTCGTACCGCCAGAACTCCCCCGATGGATGAAATCTCCGCAATCACTGAATCAGCAATCGGAGTTTCCACATTCACCAGAGTATAAGCCAGATCACCACGCGATTTGTTGACCATGTCCAGGATATTGAGATCAACTCGGGCCAGAGCCGTGGAAATTTGTGCCACCATATTAGGAACATTGGCGTTGGCGACTCCAAGGCGAAAACCTTGGGTAGGAGGCATGACTACTTCTGGAAAATTAACGGAATTAGTAATATTGCCATGCTCTAAATAGTCACGAATTTGATCAGCCACCATGACCGCACAATTATCCTCAGCCTCGGCGGTAGACGCTCCCAAATGCGGCAATGTGATAACGCGCTCATGGCCCTTGAGTAAATTTCCAGGAAAATCGCAGACATAAGCCCAAAGTCGACCTTCGTGAATTGCCTCGCATATCGCAACATCGTCCACGATCCCCTCGCGCGCGAAATTGAGCACAATGCCCCTTGGTCGCATCAGTCGTAATCGACCAGCATTCAAGAGACCGCGCGTATCCTTGGTAAGCGGTACATGAACCGTAATGAAATCGGAACGGCCTACCAGGTCATCCACAGATAGGGCCTGCTTAACCCGCGATGACAGTTGCCAGGCACGCTGGACGGTGATTAATGGATCGTAACCCAGGACATTCATCCCAAGGTCAATGGCGACATTCGCCACGCGCACGCCAATCGCCCCCAATCCAATGATACCCAAAGTGCGCCCGGGTAGCTCGAAACCCGCAAAGCGTTTCTTACCTTCCTCGGTTTTCCTGGAAATGGTCGCGTCGTCTCCTTCCAGATTGCGGGCGAAATCCCAGGCAGGACAGAGATTACGGGCTGCGAGCAATAAACCTGCTACTACTAATTCTTTAACAGCGTTGGCATTTGCTCCTGGCGCGTTGAATACGGGAATGCCACGTTTATTCATTTCCTCGACAGGAATATTATTGACTCCCGCACCGGCTCTTCCGACCGCTTTGAGGGTAGGAGGAATTTCCATTCCGTGCATTTTGAACGAACGTAACAAAATGGCGTCGGGATGTTGAATTTCAGAAGCAATTTCATAACGATCCCGGGGCAGCCGTTCCAAGCCCAGTACGGAAATATTATTCAGGGTAAGAATTTTATACATACCAATGGTTTCTCGAAAAAATGAATACCCTTTCCCTTTGCGCTTCCGGGTGGTTGTGCGCAAGGGAAAGAGATTGTCATTGATGACTGTCGGCAAAATCTTCCATATATTCAATCAGTGCATCTACTCCAGACTCGGGCATGGCATTATAAATACTAGCGCGCATTCCACCCACCGAGCGATGCCCCTTGAGGGTAACCAATCCCACTTTTTTGGTTCCGGCGAGAAAATCTGCATCCATTTCTGCGTTTGGTAAGGTAAAGGGAATATTCATCCATGACCTACAGGCAGGATCCACCGGATTTTTATAAAATCCCGAATTATCAATATAGGCATACAATTTTTCGGCCTTGCGGCGGTTGATTTCCGCCATTGCGTTTAATCCGCCTTTGGCCTTGAGCCAGGCGAAGACCAATCCAGCGATATACCAGGTATAGGTTGGCGGAGTGTTGTACATCGATTGATTATCGACGTGAATTTTATAATCCATCATCACCGGCGACCCAGCAGGGGCATGACCAACGAGATCCTCGCGGACAATGACAATGGCCAATCCCGCCGGGCCAATATTTTTCTGAGCGCCAGCGTAGATTACGCCATAACGACTGACATCGATGGGTCGAGATAGAAGAGTGGAAGACATGTCAGCCACCAGGGGAACCTCGCCGGTCTCGGGAATAAAATGAAACTCGACACCGCCAATGGTTTCGTTGGGGGTGTAATGGACATAGGCGGCCTCTGGATCGAGTTTCCAGGTTTCGCATGACGGAATGTTAGTGAAATTGGCATTGGCGGAAGAAGCCGCCACGTTGATCGTGCCGTACAGTTTTCCTTCGGCAATGGCCTTTTTGGACCAGGCACCGGTATTGATATAGTCCGCCTTACCCCTGCCCCGCATTAGATTATGCGGAACCATGGCGAATTGCAGGCTGGCTCCTCCCTGAAGAAATAGCACTTTATAGTTACCCGGAATGGCAAGCAGTTCACGTAAATCGGTTTCGGCCTGCTCGGCGATGGACATGAATTCCTTGCCCCGATGGCTCATCTCCATCACGGACATGCCGCTGCCATGCCAATCCAGCATCTCTTCCCGGGCGCGCTCCAACACTTCCTGGGGCAACATCGCGGGACCGGCACTAAAATTATATACACGCTTCATCCAAATTCGGCGCGGAAACCCCATGCTTTAGCCATGGTGAGGAAGCGCCGTCCTCCTGTTTTTTCTTGAAGTTGAAGTTGAAGTTGCCGGTCTTTCCCGACTGTCAGCCCTTACGCGGCCCTGGTGACGGAGCCTTTCGGCCCGCTCCCCTCGCCAAAGTTGCAACGCAGCTTCAGTTCGATTCCTGCGACTTCGCGCAGGACAAGATTTTGAACCTTGCGACAAACCGTTTCATCCTACCTCTGTTGTCTACACCTGCCGCTTTCAGAGCTACGAACTGAGAAACATTCGTAGGTGAGTCTTTTACTTCGTTGCAACGTAGCACGATTTCTCGGACTCAGGCTGGTAAACCAGGCTTATCCATAGAGACACCACGCCTTTAGGCGTGGGGTGGTGAATCCTACGAATTTATTCGTGGGAGTGTCAAACCTGCCGTACCGTAAGCCCCAATCGTCCTGCTTCCCGCTCCAGGGTTGCGGGATCGCTCACCACCGCCACACTTGCCCGCTCGGGGTTGAGATAGAGCGCGCCCACGCGACGCAGATCATCCAACGTTACCTGAAGCACCCGCGAACGAAAAGCCCGACGTTGACTTGGAGTACGGCCATGGAGGCTCCCCAGATAAGCGCCAATTGCCTCACGAGCGGGGCTATCGGGACGGTCAATGGCACCGATAACACCAAGACACGCTTCTTCTAAAGCCCGGTCTGGATAATCTCCTTGCGCCAACCATTCCACCGCGTGATCAAAATCCTCCAGGGTTTCCGCCAGCCGTGGATCGCGATAGGAATAAAAACGAAAGGTACTAGTATCACTGTCGTAGCTAGCTCCACCACCGTAGGCACCGCCTTGTTCACGGATTGCGCGGTGAAGATAACCATTGCGCAGGAACCCGCCTAGTACGCTCATGGCAGGGGCATCTGGATGTTCAAGCGGAACGGCGGCGTAAGCCTTGGCGCAAAAATTTACCTGGGTGGAAGTGGCCCAACCTTCGCGTACTGCTCCCGATGGCGGTGAAATCGTCAACGACGTAAATTTTTCCCCAGGTACTGTGCCTGCCCACGCTGCTGCCGCTGCTGCAAGTACCGCTTGCCGCTCACTCGCCTCGCCCACTAACAGCAGGCGGCGCGGTGCCTGGGCCATGCTCCGCGCCAGTGATGAAAGGCGTGCGGCAAAGGCTTCTCGCTCGTCGTCGTTTTTCAGACGATCATCAAGGGCCTTGAGCCGAATCAAGCCAAGTAAACCACCCCAACGATGAGCAAAAGCCGCCACCGGCGAAAGACCCGCCGCTGCCGCAACCATAGCTAGAGCGTGGCCATGATCGGTGATCGAGGATTCCTGAGCAGCCCGTGACTGAGCTACCAATTCGCGCAGTCGATCAAGTTCATCAAAACGTGGTGCAAGCAAAGTTTCTTGAAGCAGATGCGCGAGGGCTGCATGGTTACGCGTCAGCGCCTTGCCCGCCACCACCAATAAACCATGCCCCTGGCTGACATCGTCTATCTTGCCATGCAGTGCATGGCTCGCGTTCACTCCACCGGTCACCGCCGACTGCAAAGCTTGGGTCTCCAGATAGCCCCGTCCCCCCGATCCCACCGCTGGGAGACATTCGCAGAACAAGGGTAAGTCATCAACCTGTTCCTCATCCAGGTCAGGCAAATCAAGAATCACTTGCTGATAGATCAAGCCGTTGGTTCCTTGACTGTACCAAGCCGCAGGCATCCCGGCCAGATGGATTTCCTCTCCCTCGGGAATCCGTAAATAAACGGGAACATCAGCAAGCCCGACACGCGGCAAAATTTCTGGATCATCCTGATGAGCCTGGCGCGCTGCAAGTTGTTGCGTCTGTTCGATTAAGCGGGTTTGATCGTCATGATTTAAGCCAGCCGCCAACTCTTCCAGCTGCTGGCGCTCCTTGGCTCGCTGACGTGCATCCAGGCCCAGATCGGGATACAAGGTGACCCGTATACGATGGGGGTTGTCCAATAGCCAGGAACGCACCAGATTAGGCACGAAATCATCCTCCTGGACCCGACGCCGCAATTCTTCG from Gammaproteobacteria bacterium encodes the following:
- a CDS encoding presequence protease — protein: MSDQTFLLVRRQVVPSLNLTVDEYRHRVTGSRHFHLAAEDDNNAFLVAFLTVPSDSTGVAHILEHTTLCGSRRYPVRDPFFMMIRRSLNTFMNAFTAADWTAYPFATCNRNDFHNLLQVYLDATFFPLLNPLDFAQEGHRVEFEDATNPAGGLVYKGVVYNEMKGAMSAPTRRLSQTLQSHLFPTLTYHYNSGGEPDTIPNLTHDQLVAFHRRHYHPSNAVFMTYGDLPVAQHHAWFEEYALQYFTAQPMNLAMRNEQRYVAPFAVAVPYALEPGAETARRTHVVMGWLLRHGTEPLDYLTAHLLSGVLLDNSASPLLYALETTDLGSAPSELCGLDDSTREMTFTCGLEGSELEHTTEVEDLVLSVLHNVAEHGVPREHVEAVLHQMELTQREIRGGGFPYGLRLMVNALGRTLHGGDPIAVLDIEPALEELRRRVQEDDFVPNLVRSWLLDNPHRIRVTLYPDLGLDARQRAKERQQLEELAAGLNHDDQTRLIEQTQQLAARQAHQDDPEILPRVGLADVPVYLRIPEGEEIHLAGMPAAWYSQGTNGLIYQQVILDLPDLDEEQVDDLPLFCECLPAVGSGGRGYLETQALQSAVTGGVNASHALHGKIDDVSQGHGLLVVAGKALTRNHAALAHLLQETLLAPRFDELDRLRELVAQSRAAQESSITDHGHALAMVAAAAGLSPVAAFAHRWGGLLGLIRLKALDDRLKNDDEREAFAARLSSLARSMAQAPRRLLLVGEASERQAVLAAAAAAWAGTVPGEKFTSLTISPPSGAVREGWATSTQVNFCAKAYAAVPLEHPDAPAMSVLGGFLRNGYLHRAIREQGGAYGGGASYDSDTSTFRFYSYRDPRLAETLEDFDHAVEWLAQGDYPDRALEEACLGVIGAIDRPDSPAREAIGAYLGSLHGRTPSQRRAFRSRVLQVTLDDLRRVGALYLNPERASVAVVSDPATLEREAGRLGLTVRQV
- a CDS encoding 2-oxoglutarate reductase codes for the protein MPTVINDNLFPLRTTTRKRKGKGYSFFRETIGMYKILTLNNISVLGLERLPRDRYEIASEIQHPDAILLRSFKMHGMEIPPTLKAVGRAGAGVNNIPVEEMNKRGIPVFNAPGANANAVKELVVAGLLLAARNLCPAWDFARNLEGDDATISRKTEEGKKRFAGFELPGRTLGIIGLGAIGVRVANVAIDLGMNVLGYDPLITVQRAWQLSSRVKQALSVDDLVGRSDFITVHVPLTKDTRGLLNAGRLRLMRPRGIVLNFAREGIVDDVAICEAIHEGRLWAYVCDFPGNLLKGHERVITLPHLGASTAEAEDNCAVMVADQIRDYLEHGNITNSVNFPEVVMPPTQGFRLGVANANVPNMVAQISTALARVDLNILDMVNKSRGDLAYTLVNVETPIADSVIAEISSIGGVLAVRIIP
- the serC gene encoding phosphoserine/phosphohydroxythreonine aminotransferase; amino-acid sequence: MGFPRRIWMKRVYNFSAGPAMLPQEVLERAREEMLDWHGSGMSVMEMSHRGKEFMSIAEQAETDLRELLAIPGNYKVLFLQGGASLQFAMVPHNLMRGRGKADYINTGAWSKKAIAEGKLYGTINVAASSANANFTNIPSCETWKLDPEAAYVHYTPNETIGGVEFHFIPETGEVPLVADMSSTLLSRPIDVSRYGVIYAGAQKNIGPAGLAIVIVREDLVGHAPAGSPVMMDYKIHVDNQSMYNTPPTYTWYIAGLVFAWLKAKGGLNAMAEINRRKAEKLYAYIDNSGFYKNPVDPACRSWMNIPFTLPNAEMDADFLAGTKKVGLVTLKGHRSVGGMRASIYNAMPESGVDALIEYMEDFADSHQ